A window of the Lactuca sativa cultivar Salinas chromosome 7, Lsat_Salinas_v11, whole genome shotgun sequence genome harbors these coding sequences:
- the LOC111879529 gene encoding uncharacterized protein LOC111879529, with the protein MMMDQQSLLRNQQASILNIEKQLGQHAKQFNGRTPGGLLSDTEKNPKGAHINIVTTRSGKIVTPLTPIPSTDQKEAQEKDKENLNSQTVEKTRRVPDKNSTSSAPDEKNKSKAEPYKPPLPFPVRARQEKQNEDYQNFLEHIKALQINIPFIEVAVQMPKYAKFLKELLTNRKKMEEASKVVLNENCSAAMLNKLPKKKGDPGSLTIPCQFGNLATSYALADSGASVNLMPYSFLKKLNLPKPRPIQMAIQLENKTVTFPRGICEDLLVKVDKFVFPADFIVLDMKRIIKCQ; encoded by the coding sequence ATGATGATGGATCAACAATCTCTGCTTCGAAATCAGCAAGCTTCaatattgaatattgaaaaacagCTCGGGCAACATGCCAAACAATTCAACGGAAGAACACCGGGCGGACTCCTGAGCGATACGGAAAAAAATCCAAAGGGCGCGCACATTAACATAGTGACAACAAGGAGTGGGAAGATAGTCACACCCCTCACTCCCATCCCAAGTACAGATCAAAAGGAGGCACAagaaaaagataaagaaaatCTTAATTCGCAAACAGTagaaaaaactcgtcgagttccagacaaaaactcgacgagttccgcaCCTGATGAGAAAAATAAGTCAAAAGCTGAGCCATATAAGCCTCCATTACCATTCCCGGTCCGAGCTCGACAAGAAAAGCAGAATGAAGACTACCAGAATTTCCTGGAGCACATAAAGGCCTTGCAAATCAACATTCCGTTCATCGAAGTAGCCGTGCAAATGCCAAAATATGCCAAGTTCCTAAAAGAACTTCTCACAAATAGAAAGAAGATGGAGGAAGCATCCAAGGTGGTCTTAAATGAGAACTGTTCAGCCGCAATGTTAAACAAACTGCCAAAGAAAAAAGGTGATCCGGGTAGCCTAACCATTCCTTGCCAATTCGGGAATTTAGCCACTAGCTATGCATTGGCCGATTCGGGGGCAAGTGTGAACCTCATGCCATACTCTTTCCTTAAGAAGCTAAACCTTCCGAAACCGAGACCAATCCAAATGGCGATCCAGTTAGAAAACAAGACGGTGACATTCCCGAGAGGTATATGTGAAGATTTATTGGTAAAAGTTGATAAGTTTGTCTTCCCGGCAGATTTCATTGTGCTAGATATGAAGAGGATCATCAAGTGCCAATAA